In Acidobacteriota bacterium, the genomic window GGCCAGCGGGCTGTAGGGCTCGTCCTCAGATACGGGTTCTTGGTCAACGGCCTTGCGGATGAAGTCTGAGTTGGACTCCAGCAGCCGATTGGCCAGATCGACGTCAACCCAGTGAATGCCGGGCCTGCGCGGAGGACGCTGATTTCCGATGCGCATTCCCAGGCCCAGCAGCTTGACCAAGGCCGAGGCGCGGTTGTCTGCCTCGTAGACGCGGTCGAGGTACTGCACCATATGGGCTGCCAACCAGCCCTGGGATGCAAAATCCAATGTATAATAGTTCTCTTCGTGCAGGATGCGGAGAGAACCGCCTGTCGACTTCATTTGAAACATTTTACAGCAGGCGGAATCTATTAGTGACGCAGCCGGGCAAAAACCGGACAAAGAGGCCAGGAAATCATCCGCTCGGGAAGTGAAGCGGAAGCCGCGAGCGGTTGTGAACAGGACTTTTGGAGGGAATAGAAATATGAGTGGGGACGACTTAAAAGGAATTCAAGATCCCTTGTTCGCCAGGGTCAATCGCCCCGAACGCGGCGGCAAGAATAAAGCCCGCGCCAAGGGCGGCGATTCCGGGAACGGCCCTTCAAGCCCCAGCGGCGGCGGGGGCAACCACGGCGGGGGCTCCAACGCCACCAAGTATGTGCTCATTGCCGTGGCCGTAATCCTGCTCGGCGGCCTCGGATACTACATCTACTACTCTCAGCAGCAGCTCGATCTTCTGCACCAGAACCTGAGCACCAGTCAGCAGCAGTTGGCCGAGGTCAGCGAGGACTTGGTCCAGTCGAAGGAGACTATCGGAACTCTGCAGGAGGGGCTCTCGGAAAGCGAGAAAAAGATCCAGAGCCAGCGCCGCGAGTTGGGTCAAGCCAGATCCAAGGTCGACACCCTTGAGAAAAAGGCCGACGAGTTGACCAACGAGCAGCAGCAGCAACAACGCGATCTGCAGGCCATCAATCTTCAAAAGGCCGACAAGTCCGAAGTGGAGGAGCTGGAGAATCAGACCAGCGAAATCCGCAAGGACGTCGGCGATGCTCAAAACAAGATCGGCGAACTGCGCGAGGTCACCGGCCGCAACCGCGCCGACCTTGAGAACACCCGCGCCGACTTGACCCGCGTCTCTCAACGGGCCGAAGCCACCGCCGGCGACTTGAGCGCCTTCAAGGACACCTTCGCCCGCGACATCTACGACTTCGAGTTGGAGAAAAAGGGCGCGGTCATGAAGATCGTCGATGTGGCGCTGGATCTGAAGAATACCGATTTCGACGACCAGCACTACAAGATCGAGATTCAAGTCGACGGACGGCGGATCCAGAGAAAAGAGGTGCCCGTCAACGTGCCCATCGAGTTCTACGTCAAGGGCTACGACAAGCCTTATGAGCTGATCGTGACCAAGGTTGGACGCGGATTCGTGGTGGGCCAGTTGTCGGTGCCCAAGCAGCGCGACACCAGCGCTCAGGTATCCGGCTAGGTCCGATCGGCCGCGGCGCCAGCCGCCATTTTCCCAAGCCCGCCCGTTGCGGCGGGCTTTTTCGTGTCCGCAGGACGCTGACTAAAAGGGATTGTCGGGCAGGACGATGCCGCGCTCGAGGCCGCTTTGCTGGCGGTGCAGGTTGAAGAGCATCAGCCCGATGCCGGAGGCACCCTGCATGTAGCCGGTCTGAGCCTGCAACAGTTCGGGACGGACGCGGTGCTCAGCTTGCACCCAGCGGGCTTGACCGTCCTTCACAGTGGCTTTCTCCAACAGGGCGTCGGCCATGAGCCGGGCGAAGGAAAGATCTTCGGCGCGTCCGGCGGCCTGGTGGAGGTTGAGGAAGAACTGGGCCACTCCCGCCGCCCCGCAGCACTGGCTGACGTTGTTCCAGTAGCCGGGCGTCTGCTTCTCGGGAATCCCGCTTTCGCGAACGCCGCGGGCCAGGCGACGTACCCACTCCATCCATTCCGCCTCGCCGCTAACCTGGTGCAGAAGGTAGAAGAGCCGGGCCGTCCCCGCCGGGCCATGGCACCAACTGAGGTAAAAAAGTTCTTCGCCTTCCGGTTCGTGGTGAAAGATGAGGCAGGCCTCACCGTTGCCGAATGTCCTGGCTACGGCTTGCAGATAGCGGGCTCCTTCGATGGCCCCTTGAAGAAACTCCCTCTGTCCGGTGTCTTTGTAGAGCATGGCCAGGAAGTAGGCGATGCCCGCGGTACCGTGGGAGAAATTGGGCATGAGCCGCGGAAAATCCTCTCTCATGGCCCATTTCTGTCCGCCCTGGTCGGGCCTTGCCAACTCCAAAAGGCGCTCCCCGGCCTGGGCGGCCAGCCGGCGGGCCGAGGGCGATTGCAGTTCGCGGGCCGCATGGAGCAGGAAAAGCCCGGTGCCGGCGCTGCCGCTGATGATATCCGTCGAAGGTCCCCAATCAACGCCCTTGCCGACGTTGCGGGCCGACTCCTCCAGAAGCGACAAGACCAGGCGGGCGCCTTCCAGGTATTTCTCCTCGCCGCTGACGCGGTAGGTTTCCAGGAGAACGAATCCGACTCCGGAAATGCCCGTGTAGAGCCCGGCCTGCACATCCTGGGGGCGGCTTGGAAGCGTAGCCATCAGGTAGTCGGCGCCGCTCAAGGCGATCTCGCGCGATTCCCGCTCGCCCGTCAATTGATAGCGTTCCAGAAAGTAGAGCACCACCCCGCTGCTTCCCGAATAGAGGTTGGTGGCGCTGCGCTTGGGGTCGGCGGGATCGATCATCCACAAGCTGCCGTGCTCGCTGGCAATCCGATTCGCCTTGAGCCAATCTCCCGCCTGCAGAGCTGACTTCAAATAAGGCGAATCCTGGGCCGTCCCATGGAAGCCCGCGAGGAATGAGTGGAGGGTCAGGGAGAAAATGAGCGGCCAGGATGAGGCTCTAAACATCGGACAAGCTTAGCACCGCGGCCGACCCCGAGTCGATGAGCAGGCGGCCGGCATCAGGGCTCGTAGTCGATGGCGCTGTACTTCATCAGCTTTTCGAAGCGATGATGCGATTCGATGTAGCGCACGGTCCCTGAACGGCCCCGCAGCACCAGCGAGTGGGTGGAGGCGCCGCGTCCCGTGTAGCGGACGCCGCGCAGAAAGGTGCCGCCCGAGATTCCCGTGGCCGCGAAGAACGTATCGTCGCTGGCGACCAGCTTCTCGACGTTGAGGATTTGCTTGAGATCGATTCCGGACTCGCGCAACCGGTTGCGCTCTTGGTCGCTCTGGGGGTCGAGGCGGGCCAGCATCTCTCCGCCTGTTGAACGAATGGCGCAGGCCGAGAGCACGCCCTCGGGCGTGCCGCCGGTTCCCATCATCATGTCGACCTCGGACGATTGATCGACCGCCATCAGCGAGCCGGCCACATCGCCGTCGGTGTGCAGCTGGATGCTGGCCCCCGCCTGGCGGATCTGGCCGATCAGTCCTTTATGGCGCGGCTTGTCGAGCACGAAAACCACCAGATCGGCCACGTCCTTGCCCAGCGCCTGGGCGGTGCGGGACAAATTCTCCTGCACCGGCGCGTCCAAATCGACCACATGGCGCGCTTGAGACGGAACCACCAGCTTCTGCATGTAGTAGCTGGGCCCGGGATCATACATCGTGCCTTTGGGCGAGAGTCCGACCACGGCGATGGCGTTGGGACGCCCCAATGCCAGCAGGTTGGTCCCTTCCACCGGGTCGACCGCGACGTCCACCGCCGGCCCTTTACCGTTTCCCACTTCTTCGCCGTTGAAGAGCATGGGCGCCTGGTCTTTCTCACCCTCGCCGATAACGATTCGTCCCTCGATACCGACCGTCCTGAAGAAGAGGCGCATGGCTTCTACGGCGGCTCGGTCCCCGGACTTCTTTTCTCCCTTGCCCAGCCAGCGCCCCGAAGATAGCGCCGCCGCCTCGGTAACTCTGACCAGGTCGAGCGCCAGATTCCGGTCGGGCGCCTGGCGGCGGCGTTGCTGATTGGTCGGTTGACTCCGTTCTTGATCGCTCACCATTTCCTCCTTCGACAGGCACCATTGTAGGCCGCCGGGGCGGAGAGGCCAACATTGGTCATGGCAGAGGACTGCATTCTCGGCAGCGCCATATTTCGAACGCACTCCGCAACTGGTGATCAGGCTCACAATCCGAAATCGGCGCGCGCACGATATGAAAATCATGAAGTGCGTGAGGCCCCGTTATTCGGTCATTTGGACGCTTGTCTTGCTCGGCCTTGCGGGGAGTGTCGGGGCGGCCCGGGAACTGGGACGCGACCTTCCCCGCGACTTTGAATGGGTCGAGCAACTCACTGTTGAACCCCAGTCGGTCGACCAGCGCCGATCTGAGCCCCAAGACTCGTTTCAGGTCCGTATGACGGCCTGGGGCCATGATTTCGAGATGCTGCTGCGGCCGGCCGATCTGTTTGCCGACCGGGCCCGCAACGTCTGGGTCCATGCGGACGGAACGTTGCGCCAGGAGACTCCCGAAGCCATCTTTTTGAGCGGGAAGCTGCGCGACGACCCCCGCTCCCAGGTTCGCTTCAGCCTGTTGGGAGAAGAACTCGAAGGCATCCTCCTGACGTCAGACGAGGCCTACATGCTGGAGCCGGCAAACCGCTTCTTCGCGGGCGTAGGGCCGGGACCCCTGGTGGTTTACCGGCTCAGCGACGTAGACATCGACTGGCTGGCTTCCCAGTGCGCTCTAGACCCCGCATCGTACAACTCGCTGGAAAACGACACGCTGGAAACTGAGCCGCCTCGGGGAGGGGCTGCGGCCAGAAGCTTGTTGGACGAGATTCGCTCGCTGGAGGTGAGCGGAGGCGACAGGGAAGTGGAGATCAGGCTGGTGGCAGATTCGTTTTACTACGGTCGCCACAGATCGGCCACGGCCAGCCGTGTCCAGAGCATCATTCACCAAATCAACGCCATCTACGAACGTGAAACGGGTTTGAGCTTCCGCATCACCGAGACCCGGGTCTGGACCAGCCGCTCCCAGGATGGCGTCAGCGCCACCACGGACGCCGATGAGCTGATCGACGAGTTCAGTTCGCCAGATCAGGTCTCGGGCAACGATCTGGCCCACCTCTTCACCGGACGTCAGCTCAACGGCCCCGTCGGCATCGCCCGCATCGGCGGCATCTGCAACACGACCCATGCCACCGCCATCTCTCAGGACCTCTCCAGCACCGCCCACCGCATCGTCTTGGCCGCCCACGAAATCGGCCACAACCTGGGAGCCCGCCACGACGGAACGGGAAGCTGCCAGGACGCGCCATCGGGCTTCATCATGTGGCCCATCGTGGACGCTTCCGCCAGGGGATTCTCGGATTGCAGCCTGGGATCCATCTCGCGGCGCCTGGAGCG contains:
- a CDS encoding lanthionine synthetase LanC family protein, which produces MKSALQAGDWLKANRIASEHGSLWMIDPADPKRSATNLYSGSSGVVLYFLERYQLTGERESREIALSGADYLMATLPSRPQDVQAGLYTGISGVGFVLLETYRVSGEEKYLEGARLVLSLLEESARNVGKGVDWGPSTDIISGSAGTGLFLLHAARELQSPSARRLAAQAGERLLELARPDQGGQKWAMREDFPRLMPNFSHGTAGIAYFLAMLYKDTGQREFLQGAIEGARYLQAVARTFGNGEACLIFHHEPEGEELFYLSWCHGPAGTARLFYLLHQVSGEAEWMEWVRRLARGVRESGIPEKQTPGYWNNVSQCCGAAGVAQFFLNLHQAAGRAEDLSFARLMADALLEKATVKDGQARWVQAEHRVRPELLQAQTGYMQGASGIGLMLFNLHRQQSGLERGIVLPDNPF
- the glpX gene encoding class II fructose-bisphosphatase, which produces MVSDQERSQPTNQQRRRQAPDRNLALDLVRVTEAAALSSGRWLGKGEKKSGDRAAVEAMRLFFRTVGIEGRIVIGEGEKDQAPMLFNGEEVGNGKGPAVDVAVDPVEGTNLLALGRPNAIAVVGLSPKGTMYDPGPSYYMQKLVVPSQARHVVDLDAPVQENLSRTAQALGKDVADLVVFVLDKPRHKGLIGQIRQAGASIQLHTDGDVAGSLMAVDQSSEVDMMMGTGGTPEGVLSACAIRSTGGEMLARLDPQSDQERNRLRESGIDLKQILNVEKLVASDDTFFAATGISGGTFLRGVRYTGRGASTHSLVLRGRSGTVRYIESHHRFEKLMKYSAIDYEP
- a CDS encoding M12 family metallo-peptidase, yielding MKCVRPRYSVIWTLVLLGLAGSVGAARELGRDLPRDFEWVEQLTVEPQSVDQRRSEPQDSFQVRMTAWGHDFEMLLRPADLFADRARNVWVHADGTLRQETPEAIFLSGKLRDDPRSQVRFSLLGEELEGILLTSDEAYMLEPANRFFAGVGPGPLVVYRLSDVDIDWLASQCALDPASYNSLENDTLETEPPRGGAAARSLLDEIRSLEVSGGDREVEIRLVADSFYYGRHRSATASRVQSIIHQINAIYERETGLSFRITETRVWTSRSQDGVSATTDADELIDEFSSPDQVSGNDLAHLFTGRQLNGPVGIARIGGICNTTHATAISQDLSSTAHRIVLAAHEIGHNLGARHDGTGSCQDAPSGFIMWPIVDASARGFSDCSLGSISRRLERAQCIAPEDSEPLPAPQMLAPGGEVTDSAPLFAWQPVQGSESYRLEVYDETMAHLVVDADTGGESFRPSDPLARRHNYRWRISAAGSEGSGQWSLWQDFSILPLAAPHVVAPQGVIGTDQPQFSWQASQGAISYLLEIINEDTDEYSAVATKDLEFQPSSSLEGTRFRWRVSALDEQGTPSPSTWLSFVYRPSRVPSGPRIRP